A window of Microbacterium luteolum contains these coding sequences:
- a CDS encoding glucosamine-6-phosphate deaminase, protein MEVVIIRSAAEAGRIAADRVEAAIAGRPRPVLGLATGSSPLPVYRELADRVRCGLDLSHARGFALDEYVGLSYEHAESYHSVVHREVTIPLGLDPDAVEVPPGMAQDLAAAARRYDDAIVGAGGVDIQLLGIGSDGHIGFNEPTSSFTSRTRVKRLAERTRADNARFFGAPEDVPTHCVTQGLGTISEAREVVLLAFGAGKADAVAAAVEGPLASICPASVLQLHERATFILDEEAAQGLRLRDYYRQAYESSGISR, encoded by the coding sequence GTGGAAGTCGTGATTATCCGATCCGCCGCCGAAGCCGGTCGCATCGCTGCCGACCGCGTCGAGGCGGCAATCGCTGGCAGGCCGCGGCCCGTGCTCGGGCTCGCGACAGGATCCTCTCCGCTCCCGGTCTATCGCGAGCTCGCTGATCGAGTCCGCTGCGGACTCGATCTGTCGCATGCGCGCGGGTTCGCGCTCGACGAGTACGTCGGCCTGTCGTACGAGCACGCCGAGAGCTACCACTCCGTCGTCCACCGCGAGGTGACCATCCCCCTCGGCCTCGACCCGGATGCGGTGGAGGTGCCGCCCGGCATGGCCCAGGATCTCGCGGCGGCCGCCCGGCGCTACGACGACGCGATCGTCGGGGCCGGGGGCGTGGACATCCAGCTCCTCGGAATCGGCAGCGATGGTCACATCGGCTTCAACGAACCCACATCATCCTTCACTTCGCGAACGAGGGTGAAGCGCCTCGCGGAACGGACCAGAGCCGACAACGCACGGTTCTTCGGCGCGCCCGAAGATGTCCCGACGCACTGCGTGACGCAGGGGCTCGGGACCATCTCCGAGGCGCGGGAGGTGGTGCTGCTCGCATTCGGTGCGGGCAAGGCGGATGCCGTCGCCGCAGCCGTCGAGGGGCCGCTGGCATCGATCTGCCCCGCGTCGGTGCTGCAGCTGCACGAACGAGCGACGTTCATCCTCGATGAGGAGGCTGCGCAAGGTCTCCGGCTGCGCGACTACTATCGCCAGGCGTACGAGAGCAGCGGTATCAGTCGTTGA
- a CDS encoding carbohydrate ABC transporter permease — MTRKTRVRAGTVVGHTGAILWSALAIIPFALIVLLAFKSNTDIYTDPLGLFDVDWHPQNFVDAWNGAPGGQGFAVYLLNSVIVTTVAITGCLLIGAFTAYFATLASTRVRLTIIRLFLVATTLPLIMLLIPYYTAFNALDLLGSPWALGVLYIALCLPTCVLILHSFYLGFPSELAEAAAIDGLGRFQIFVKIVLPLSKGPIVAVGMINAFFVWGETQLAIVLLQAPDSRTIPVGLLDFKGQFASNTGAIFAGLTLATIPLIVVYLVFNRSITKGVALGGVFR; from the coding sequence ATGACACGCAAGACTCGCGTTCGCGCCGGCACCGTCGTCGGCCACACCGGCGCAATCCTCTGGAGTGCTCTCGCGATCATCCCGTTCGCGCTCATCGTTCTCCTGGCGTTTAAGTCGAACACGGACATCTACACCGATCCCCTGGGGCTCTTCGATGTCGACTGGCATCCGCAGAACTTCGTCGACGCGTGGAACGGAGCCCCTGGCGGTCAGGGATTCGCCGTCTATCTGCTGAACTCGGTGATCGTCACCACCGTGGCGATCACGGGCTGCTTGCTCATCGGAGCGTTCACCGCCTACTTCGCAACGCTCGCATCGACGCGAGTGCGGTTGACGATCATCCGATTGTTCCTCGTGGCGACGACGTTGCCTCTGATCATGCTCCTGATCCCGTACTACACGGCGTTCAACGCCCTCGACCTGTTGGGATCTCCCTGGGCGCTGGGAGTTCTGTACATCGCCCTGTGCCTCCCGACCTGCGTGTTGATCCTGCACAGCTTCTATCTCGGTTTCCCCTCGGAGCTCGCGGAGGCGGCAGCGATCGATGGTCTGGGACGATTCCAGATCTTCGTGAAGATCGTGCTTCCCCTGTCGAAGGGCCCGATCGTCGCGGTTGGCATGATCAACGCCTTCTTCGTCTGGGGCGAGACGCAACTGGCGATCGTGCTCCTGCAGGCCCCCGACAGCCGCACCATCCCCGTCGGTCTGCTCGACTTCAAGGGGCAGTTCGCGAGCAACACCGGCGCCATCTTCGCCGGCCTCACGCTCGCGACGATCCCGCTGATCGTCGTCTACCTCGTGTTCAACCGGAGCATCACCAAGGGCGTCGCCCTCGGTGGGGTGTTCCGATAG
- a CDS encoding GNAT family N-acetyltransferase has product MHIQVDSDSESARYVLTGPHTGRARELASHTAASNFWIKWPATRDEAQPTMPDGWRLVEPQFLMSARLARAAPTLPYGYSLTMDDEGSALEAKVMTDSGALAASGRLGLTALAVPDQIVTQVAHQRRGLGKAIMGALSNAALDRGRSEGILLASGQGRHLYEALGWRVLSPFWAAVHHA; this is encoded by the coding sequence GTGCACATCCAGGTCGATTCTGACTCCGAATCCGCGCGGTATGTCCTGACCGGGCCGCATACCGGACGCGCCCGCGAGTTGGCATCGCACACCGCCGCTTCGAATTTCTGGATCAAATGGCCTGCGACCCGCGATGAGGCCCAACCGACGATGCCCGACGGCTGGAGACTCGTCGAGCCTCAGTTCCTCATGAGCGCTCGGCTCGCACGCGCCGCGCCGACACTGCCGTACGGGTATAGCCTCACGATGGACGACGAAGGCTCTGCACTCGAGGCCAAGGTGATGACCGACTCCGGCGCTCTCGCAGCGAGCGGTCGCTTGGGGTTGACGGCGCTCGCCGTGCCCGATCAGATCGTCACGCAGGTCGCGCATCAGCGGCGCGGCCTGGGAAAGGCGATCATGGGCGCGCTTTCGAACGCCGCACTGGATCGAGGGCGATCCGAGGGCATCCTGCTCGCCAGCGGGCAAGGCCGTCATCTCTACGAGGCGCTGGGGTGGCGCGTGCTCTCACCGTTCTGGGCGGCTGTCCATCATGCCTGA
- a CDS encoding aldo/keto reductase: MHTRALGNDTVGRVEVGAIGLGLMTFDQTGDQPREQLLDTVRAALDAGVTLFDTADAYGPGQERGSDAQGENERLIASILDELGVRDRVFLATKGGAFRTEGGGWDHDGRPENLRRAVDASLSRLGVEQIALWQHHRPDPKVEYAETIGALTEITASGKVRMIGLSNVNPGQIRAAHAALGDSLVSVQNQFNPKFRSSLPEIEVCTELGLAFLAWSPLGGLSDAKELATHHPAFQQVAEARRVSAQQVALAWELAQSSAVIPIPGAKRPQSILDSAAAADLDLSADELAALDQT; encoded by the coding sequence ATGCACACACGCGCACTGGGCAACGACACCGTCGGCCGCGTCGAGGTCGGAGCGATCGGTCTCGGCTTGATGACCTTCGACCAGACCGGCGACCAGCCCCGCGAGCAGTTGCTCGACACCGTCCGCGCCGCGCTCGATGCCGGTGTCACCCTCTTCGACACCGCCGATGCCTATGGGCCCGGCCAGGAGCGGGGTTCCGACGCTCAGGGCGAGAACGAACGGCTCATCGCCTCGATCCTCGACGAGTTGGGCGTGCGCGACCGCGTGTTCCTCGCAACCAAGGGCGGCGCCTTCCGCACCGAGGGCGGCGGCTGGGATCACGACGGGCGTCCCGAGAATCTGCGCCGGGCGGTCGACGCCAGTCTGTCCCGACTCGGGGTCGAGCAGATCGCGCTGTGGCAGCACCACCGCCCGGATCCGAAGGTCGAATACGCCGAGACGATCGGCGCGCTGACCGAGATCACCGCCAGCGGCAAGGTGCGCATGATCGGGCTGTCGAACGTGAACCCTGGCCAGATCCGCGCGGCGCACGCGGCGCTGGGAGACAGCCTCGTCAGTGTGCAGAACCAGTTCAACCCGAAGTTCCGCAGCAGCCTGCCCGAGATCGAGGTCTGCACCGAGCTGGGGCTGGCCTTCCTGGCCTGGAGCCCGCTCGGTGGGTTGTCGGATGCCAAGGAACTGGCCACCCACCACCCGGCCTTCCAGCAGGTGGCCGAGGCTCGCCGCGTGAGTGCCCAGCAGGTGGCACTGGCCTGGGAGCTCGCGCAGTCGTCGGCGGTCATCCCGATCCCGGGGGCCAAGCGACCGCAGTCGATCCTCGACTCCGCCGCTGCCGCGGACCTCGATCTGTCCGCGGACGAGCTGGCCGCCCTCGATCAGACCTGA
- a CDS encoding ABC transporter substrate-binding protein: MKQTRWVAAAAAAVTAITLGGCSAGPAEGDKELILWHMESTPNRVAVFNDIAEQYNATDPEYPVKIQVQEWDQVYAKIAAAAQSGDQPDILFSIPDFTTYVRQLGLGQPVTDIVEALDEEKGIAETASQPYFDEDEYWAVPLYGMVQMLWYRADLLDAAGVTPPRTWDELLAAAEALTTDEQSGIAIPAGKNLASDQVIYSLMTTGGAADFFTEDGEINFDTPETVAAYELYNELLKYSPTDSGAYAWGEPQAAFNSGAAAMAIEKGQYLSPFEAESGRPGSDLGCLPIPVKDEGGEPGSIYYSNGAMVLSDDAAHKDGASEFFDWLLQPEQYSEFLNAEPGLFLPVTEDEESAATWRTSDVVSQYPDCVDAMLKQAETGELFGFVDGQYIDVVGEISGQNFLAQGVQEMYVNGKSAEEAVAWTQQQMQDAIQ, translated from the coding sequence ATGAAACAGACCCGATGGGTGGCGGCAGCTGCGGCGGCCGTGACAGCGATCACGCTGGGCGGCTGCTCGGCCGGTCCCGCGGAGGGCGACAAAGAACTGATCCTTTGGCATATGGAGAGCACGCCCAACCGGGTCGCGGTCTTCAATGACATCGCCGAGCAGTACAACGCGACCGACCCCGAGTACCCGGTCAAGATCCAGGTCCAGGAATGGGACCAGGTCTACGCGAAGATCGCAGCGGCAGCGCAGTCCGGCGACCAGCCGGACATCCTGTTCTCGATCCCCGACTTCACGACCTACGTGCGCCAGCTCGGTCTCGGCCAGCCGGTGACGGACATCGTCGAAGCTCTCGACGAGGAGAAGGGCATCGCCGAGACGGCGTCGCAGCCCTACTTCGACGAGGACGAGTACTGGGCCGTGCCGCTGTACGGCATGGTGCAGATGCTCTGGTACCGGGCTGACCTCCTCGATGCGGCCGGGGTGACGCCCCCGCGCACCTGGGATGAACTGCTGGCGGCGGCCGAAGCGCTCACCACCGACGAGCAGAGCGGCATCGCCATCCCGGCGGGCAAGAACCTCGCCTCGGACCAGGTCATCTACAGCCTGATGACGACCGGCGGCGCCGCCGACTTCTTCACGGAAGACGGCGAGATCAACTTCGACACCCCCGAGACCGTGGCTGCCTACGAGCTCTACAACGAGCTGCTCAAGTACTCGCCGACCGACTCCGGTGCATACGCCTGGGGTGAACCGCAAGCGGCGTTCAACAGCGGTGCCGCAGCGATGGCGATCGAGAAGGGGCAGTACCTGAGCCCGTTCGAGGCGGAGTCGGGCCGGCCGGGCTCGGACCTCGGCTGCCTTCCGATCCCCGTGAAGGACGAGGGGGGAGAGCCGGGCAGCATCTACTACTCGAACGGCGCCATGGTGCTGAGCGACGATGCAGCGCACAAGGACGGCGCATCGGAGTTCTTCGATTGGCTGCTGCAGCCTGAGCAGTACAGCGAGTTCCTCAACGCAGAGCCGGGTCTGTTCCTTCCGGTGACCGAAGACGAGGAGAGCGCGGCGACGTGGAGGACCTCCGATGTCGTGAGCCAGTACCCCGACTGTGTGGACGCCATGCTGAAGCAGGCGGAGACCGGCGAGCTCTTCGGATTCGTGGACGGCCAGTACATCGACGTCGTGGGAGAGATCTCGGGACAGAACTTCCTCGCGCAGGGCGTGCAGGAGATGTACGTCAACGGCAAGTCCGCGGAAGAGGCGGTCGCCTGGACGCAGCAGCAGATGCAGGATGCGATTCAGTAG
- a CDS encoding GntR family transcriptional regulator, whose amino-acid sequence MAEPKYVEILSQLRTRCADLAVGSKLSSERALAAEFGVSAMTIRQSLSKLGEEGWIRRTRGSGTYVSRPVVAMGPSLTSLTEDLRRLGLTPGAKVLRFEPVIPDLETTTILALRPNEQAVVLERLRTADGEPLCHEISVYPARLKQILSAADLTRSVHETLAAEGVVPYSTFRRVRAVVASPNESALLELPAGAPALEIVDTFSDALGEVVQHVRSRYRFDRYEVVSNIVRLPHPLND is encoded by the coding sequence ATGGCAGAGCCGAAGTACGTAGAGATCCTCAGTCAGCTCCGCACGAGGTGCGCAGATCTGGCCGTCGGGTCCAAGCTGTCGAGCGAGCGAGCGCTCGCCGCCGAGTTCGGGGTCAGTGCGATGACGATCCGGCAATCCCTGTCGAAGCTGGGCGAAGAGGGGTGGATCCGACGCACGCGAGGGAGCGGAACCTACGTCAGTCGACCGGTCGTCGCCATGGGGCCGAGCCTCACCTCACTGACCGAGGACCTCCGCCGCCTCGGCCTGACGCCCGGAGCGAAGGTTCTGCGGTTCGAGCCGGTCATCCCCGACCTGGAGACCACGACGATCCTCGCCCTGCGTCCCAACGAGCAGGCTGTCGTGCTGGAGCGGCTTCGAACGGCGGACGGCGAGCCACTGTGCCACGAGATCTCCGTCTACCCGGCCCGACTCAAACAGATCCTGTCGGCAGCAGATCTGACGCGATCAGTCCATGAGACCCTCGCCGCCGAGGGCGTGGTTCCCTACTCGACCTTCCGCAGGGTGCGCGCCGTGGTCGCCTCGCCGAACGAGTCCGCACTGCTGGAGCTTCCGGCGGGCGCTCCGGCGCTCGAGATCGTCGACACCTTCTCCGACGCATTGGGCGAGGTCGTCCAGCATGTGCGATCTCGCTACCGCTTCGACCGCTATGAGGTCGTGAGCAATATCGTGCGACTGCCCCACCCGCTCAACGACTGA
- a CDS encoding carbohydrate ABC transporter permease, producing the protein MSRPTMTGAASQGTTLRRRPGPPRTPVPDRRASSREASPRQRSRLAAQPLSTRLFGYALIAPIVVIMGLVIVYPLINAVVTSFQDQRVIGSSSDFVGFATYAKIIGDPEFWAALGRSTFWLFANMIVQTVFGFMTALLLQRSGRWSRTARTWIVLPWVIPTVAVAVIWQWMLNSNYGVIYKAFDSIGIDIGSPFGDSAIALVAIVLINSWHWFPLSAVIIYGALSTVPHEVIEAARMDGANAWRLFWAVTYPLLQPVLFSIALVGSLWSFNILDSIYLITEGGPAGSTTTVPVYIYDTAFSAFRSSQAAAASVLTVIVLGVAALLFVRFGRPKED; encoded by the coding sequence GTGTCCCGTCCGACTATGACCGGCGCGGCGTCACAGGGCACCACCCTGCGGCGCCGCCCCGGCCCGCCCCGCACCCCGGTGCCTGACAGGCGCGCCTCGTCGCGAGAGGCCTCTCCGCGGCAGCGCTCCCGCCTCGCCGCGCAGCCGCTGTCGACCCGCCTGTTCGGGTACGCGCTCATCGCACCCATCGTCGTCATCATGGGCCTGGTCATCGTGTATCCGCTGATCAACGCGGTGGTCACGAGTTTCCAGGATCAGCGTGTCATCGGCAGCTCGTCGGACTTCGTCGGATTCGCCACCTACGCCAAGATCATCGGCGATCCCGAGTTCTGGGCGGCGTTGGGGCGGTCCACGTTCTGGCTGTTCGCGAACATGATCGTGCAGACCGTGTTCGGTTTCATGACCGCGCTGCTGCTGCAGCGCTCGGGCAGGTGGTCCCGAACGGCTCGCACGTGGATCGTCCTCCCGTGGGTCATTCCGACGGTCGCCGTCGCTGTGATCTGGCAGTGGATGCTGAACAGCAACTACGGCGTGATCTACAAGGCTTTCGATTCGATCGGGATCGACATCGGCTCGCCGTTCGGAGACAGCGCCATCGCACTCGTCGCCATCGTGCTGATCAACAGCTGGCACTGGTTCCCCCTCAGCGCCGTCATCATCTACGGGGCACTGTCCACCGTGCCGCACGAAGTGATCGAAGCCGCTCGGATGGACGGTGCGAACGCGTGGCGGTTGTTCTGGGCGGTCACCTACCCCCTGCTGCAGCCGGTGCTGTTCTCGATCGCCCTGGTCGGATCGCTCTGGTCGTTCAACATCCTCGACTCGATCTACCTGATCACCGAAGGCGGTCCGGCGGGGTCGACGACCACCGTGCCCGTCTACATCTATGACACCGCGTTCAGTGCGTTCCGCTCGAGTCAGGCGGCTGCGGCGAGCGTGCTCACCGTGATCGTCCTCGGTGTCGCGGCTCTGCTGTTCGTCCGCTTCGGCCGCCCCAAGGAGGACTGA
- a CDS encoding GNAT family N-acetyltransferase → MEATHHFLSPADIDWYEPHVLSYLQSAADLRIAVPTEETADGTDAAETALGFIAQEAGAIQMLFVAELAQGRGVGSALLDAVRDDVSKVGLGELRVDVNEDNDSGRRFYAARGFSVASRSDLDDQGRPFPILHLRLDLTPA, encoded by the coding sequence GTGGAGGCAACACACCACTTCCTGAGTCCCGCCGACATCGACTGGTACGAACCGCACGTGCTCTCCTACCTGCAGTCCGCTGCGGATCTGCGGATCGCGGTTCCGACCGAGGAGACAGCGGACGGAACCGACGCAGCCGAGACAGCTCTGGGGTTCATCGCGCAGGAGGCGGGCGCGATCCAGATGCTGTTCGTCGCGGAGCTTGCGCAGGGTCGTGGCGTCGGATCGGCTCTCCTGGACGCTGTCCGCGACGACGTCTCGAAGGTCGGACTCGGTGAGCTGAGGGTGGACGTGAATGAGGACAATGACAGCGGCCGCCGCTTCTACGCCGCTCGCGGGTTCTCGGTCGCTTCTCGTTCCGATCTCGACGACCAGGGAAGACCGTTCCCCATCCTGCACCTGCGACTCGACCTGACCCCGGCGTGA
- a CDS encoding alpha/beta fold hydrolase has translation MAELVPEPFARGTVTARDGRILSYAEYGSVDGSPVLFIPGAASGSSMAFGGEVLKAHGLRLVSFDRPGLGRSEADPAKTLESVGADVADLVAELAGHAIPIVANSQGAPFAIAAAIAGAATLLVLVSPGDEVAHPAVTAQLPEDMGRFVRSVAQGSLGEATKAFTSFSASSLFEMIMSDPPTADAPVYQDASFRESFRRTLDEGFAQGPLGYARDTALAMSDWGLDLSAVGVPVHVLFGAEDWTHSPDQGRTLTSRLPNASLTVVPGYGGSLLWARPDLALSLCL, from the coding sequence GTGGCTGAGCTCGTTCCTGAGCCCTTCGCACGCGGCACCGTCACGGCCCGAGATGGTCGCATCCTGTCCTACGCCGAATACGGAAGCGTCGACGGGTCTCCTGTGCTGTTCATTCCCGGCGCGGCATCCGGTTCCTCGATGGCCTTCGGCGGAGAGGTGCTGAAGGCTCATGGTCTCCGTCTCGTGTCGTTCGACCGCCCCGGGCTCGGCAGATCCGAGGCCGATCCCGCCAAGACCCTGGAGAGCGTCGGAGCGGATGTCGCCGACCTCGTGGCGGAGCTCGCCGGGCACGCCATCCCCATCGTCGCGAACTCCCAGGGCGCTCCCTTCGCGATCGCCGCGGCGATCGCGGGAGCGGCCACACTTCTGGTGCTGGTCTCCCCCGGCGATGAAGTGGCGCATCCAGCGGTGACGGCGCAGTTGCCGGAGGATATGGGACGATTCGTCCGGAGTGTGGCACAGGGTTCTCTCGGCGAGGCGACGAAGGCCTTCACCTCGTTCTCCGCGTCGAGCCTGTTCGAGATGATCATGTCCGATCCGCCGACTGCGGACGCTCCCGTGTACCAGGACGCGAGCTTCAGAGAGAGCTTCCGCCGCACACTCGACGAGGGCTTCGCCCAGGGGCCACTGGGGTACGCACGTGACACGGCCCTCGCCATGTCGGACTGGGGACTGGATCTCTCTGCGGTCGGCGTCCCTGTGCACGTTCTGTTCGGCGCGGAAGACTGGACGCATTCTCCCGACCAGGGACGCACGCTCACGTCGCGGCTGCCGAACGCCTCCCTCACCGTGGTTCCCGGATACGGAGGTTCTCTGCTGTGGGCGCGGCCCGACCTCGCGCTGTCGCTCTGCCTGTGA
- a CDS encoding OmpL47-type beta-barrel domain-containing protein translates to MTDTTPPEFFAWTPAANQVFFGDGRVTIDFECRDSESGISDCALYDHNDHPQTNGEPLWLPSGHYFWTAVAVNSIGLRFERVYQFWVANPGDTTAPSFTPVTPVMNGAYSGQGDEFVDYSCADAESPIFLCVVRDHEGHDVAPGSPLKLPEGDYTWTGIASNANGLVTKQEIKFSVKKPDTTRPEVTSDWDVADGDWSNRKTLRVSATDGGSGIRDIQIQYDGRRIWNSDTAEVELLHGSRTIEFWATDDAGNESEHKTLQLNIDLGLPTITVDSEIAPDGLSPVEVIQGSDVPFSYTCTDDYSGVANCTSAYPSGRALPTGELGEHGFTIDAFDNAGNRTTRMFRYVVAAPTDPTDSTAPSFSSVTPAMNGVYTGTGDEYVDFSCADVESGIEKCAMWDQDGHPVAVGTPLELADGDYTWTGIAVNSIGLRTTQVIQFTVQAPDTTRPEVSSDWDVPAGEWSNRDTITITATDTGSGINGIWADYDGETYVDNEETLEFEPADGSQTIEFWAADNAGNQSEHGFIDVNLDRALPEIQADSEIAPAGLAADGIAPIEVKKGAVVPFTYTCTDALSGVEKCTSAHASGDALPTNELGEHTFTVDAIDKAGNRTTRAFTYVVVADSDPVDPVDPTDPVDPTDPTDPTDGSGAGTASSPTSGGLASTGLDLGWLPAISIALLALGAGVIVMCRRLARV, encoded by the coding sequence GTGACCGATACCACTCCGCCCGAGTTCTTCGCTTGGACTCCAGCCGCCAATCAGGTGTTCTTCGGTGACGGCAGAGTGACCATCGATTTCGAGTGCCGCGACAGCGAATCCGGAATCTCGGATTGTGCGCTCTACGATCACAACGACCACCCGCAGACCAACGGCGAACCGCTGTGGCTTCCGAGCGGTCACTACTTCTGGACCGCCGTCGCCGTGAACTCGATCGGCCTTCGGTTCGAGCGCGTTTACCAGTTCTGGGTGGCGAACCCCGGCGACACCACCGCTCCGTCCTTCACTCCGGTCACTCCGGTGATGAACGGCGCGTACTCAGGACAGGGCGACGAGTTCGTCGACTATTCCTGCGCAGACGCGGAATCACCGATCTTCCTTTGCGTTGTGCGCGACCACGAAGGACACGACGTTGCCCCGGGTTCGCCGTTGAAGCTGCCGGAGGGTGACTACACCTGGACCGGAATCGCTTCGAACGCGAACGGGCTCGTCACGAAGCAGGAGATCAAGTTCTCCGTGAAGAAGCCGGACACCACCCGTCCCGAGGTCACCTCGGACTGGGACGTCGCAGACGGCGACTGGTCCAACCGCAAGACGCTCAGAGTCTCGGCCACCGACGGCGGCTCCGGCATTCGTGACATCCAGATCCAGTACGACGGTCGGCGGATCTGGAACTCCGACACTGCGGAGGTGGAACTCCTGCATGGGTCGCGAACGATCGAGTTCTGGGCCACCGACGACGCCGGCAACGAGAGTGAGCACAAGACGCTGCAGCTCAACATCGACCTCGGCCTGCCGACGATCACGGTCGACTCGGAGATCGCTCCTGACGGGCTCTCCCCCGTCGAGGTGATCCAGGGCTCTGACGTTCCGTTCTCCTACACCTGCACGGACGACTACTCCGGAGTGGCGAACTGCACCTCGGCGTACCCCTCCGGTCGCGCACTCCCCACGGGGGAACTCGGCGAGCATGGCTTCACCATCGACGCGTTCGACAACGCCGGCAACCGGACGACGCGCATGTTCCGCTACGTCGTCGCCGCACCGACGGATCCGACCGACAGCACCGCTCCGTCTTTCTCCTCCGTCACCCCCGCGATGAACGGTGTCTACACCGGCACCGGCGACGAGTACGTCGACTTCTCCTGCGCTGATGTGGAATCGGGCATCGAGAAGTGCGCCATGTGGGATCAGGACGGTCATCCGGTCGCGGTCGGAACGCCCCTGGAACTCGCCGACGGTGACTACACCTGGACCGGGATCGCCGTGAACTCCATCGGGCTCCGCACCACCCAGGTCATCCAGTTCACCGTGCAGGCCCCGGACACGACGCGGCCCGAGGTCTCCTCGGACTGGGACGTGCCGGCCGGGGAATGGTCCAACCGCGACACGATCACCATCACGGCCACCGACACCGGTTCCGGAATCAACGGGATCTGGGCGGACTACGACGGCGAAACCTACGTGGACAACGAGGAGACGCTCGAGTTCGAGCCTGCGGACGGTTCGCAGACCATCGAGTTCTGGGCGGCCGACAACGCGGGCAACCAGAGCGAGCATGGGTTCATCGATGTCAACCTCGATCGTGCGCTCCCTGAAATCCAGGCGGACTCCGAAATCGCGCCGGCAGGTCTCGCGGCCGACGGTATCGCGCCGATCGAGGTGAAGAAGGGAGCAGTCGTGCCCTTCACCTACACGTGCACAGACGCGCTGTCCGGTGTCGAGAAGTGCACCTCGGCCCACGCGTCGGGCGACGCACTCCCCACGAACGAGCTCGGTGAGCACACGTTCACGGTCGACGCCATCGACAAGGCCGGCAACCGGACGACGCGGGCCTTCACCTACGTCGTCGTCGCGGACAGCGACCCGGTTGACCCGGTCGACCCGACCGACCCGGTCGACCCGACCGACCCGACCGACCCGACCGACGGCTCAGGAGCTGGCACGGCCAGCTCGCCGACCTCGGGTGGCCTCGCCTCGACCGGTCTCGACCTGGGCTGGCTGCCGGCGATCTCGATCGCTCTGCTGGCCCTGGGCGCAGGCGTCATCGTGATGTGCCGCAGACTCGCCCGAGTCTGA
- a CDS encoding Gfo/Idh/MocA family protein — protein sequence MAFSIGIVGAGQFAGQFSTLFTRHPDVSAVYLTDLLPERAEALRVEQSLAGTFSTFEAMLESDVDAVAIFTQRWTHGPLVVRALRAGKHVYSAVPMAISETEIAEIIDAVSDTGLTYMMGETSYYNPATVFARDQYAAGAFGRVFYAEGDYLHDMDLGFYSAYEYSGGPGWKRTASYPPMLYPTHSIGGVLGALPTYATSVSCIGVRDDVDDGVFDREVSQFGNDFSNATALYELASGGSMRINEFRRVGYPSHLRESRFRYFGTKASFEQLANVSVWQDKVGLKDVSDLLATSETLSLDDPSLAHVAPELRAAFVSGHARVHDPARLPVTFAGAPDGHEGSHHFLVDDFVTAVRDSSIPSVNAWVAARFTLPGIIAHESALLGGVRLPIPDFGEAPA from the coding sequence ATGGCATTCTCAATAGGCATCGTCGGTGCCGGGCAATTCGCCGGGCAATTCTCGACTCTGTTCACGCGGCACCCCGACGTGAGCGCGGTGTACCTCACGGATCTGCTGCCTGAGCGCGCCGAAGCGCTGCGCGTCGAGCAGAGCCTCGCCGGCACCTTCTCGACCTTCGAGGCGATGTTGGAATCGGATGTCGACGCGGTCGCCATCTTCACGCAGCGGTGGACTCATGGACCGTTGGTGGTGCGGGCCCTTCGCGCAGGCAAGCATGTGTACTCAGCGGTGCCGATGGCGATCTCGGAGACGGAGATCGCCGAGATCATCGACGCCGTTTCCGACACGGGGCTGACCTACATGATGGGCGAGACGAGCTACTACAACCCGGCGACCGTCTTCGCTCGTGATCAGTACGCGGCAGGTGCCTTCGGCCGCGTCTTCTATGCGGAAGGCGACTATCTCCACGACATGGATCTCGGCTTCTACTCGGCCTACGAATACAGTGGCGGGCCGGGGTGGAAGCGAACCGCGAGCTATCCGCCGATGCTGTACCCGACGCATTCGATCGGGGGAGTGCTGGGAGCCCTGCCCACGTACGCCACCAGTGTGAGTTGCATCGGTGTGCGTGACGACGTCGACGACGGAGTCTTCGACCGGGAGGTCAGTCAGTTCGGGAACGACTTCTCCAATGCGACGGCCCTCTACGAGCTTGCCTCTGGCGGGTCGATGCGGATCAACGAGTTCCGTCGCGTGGGGTACCCGAGTCACCTGCGAGAGTCGCGGTTCCGGTACTTCGGCACCAAAGCCAGCTTCGAACAACTGGCGAACGTCTCGGTGTGGCAGGACAAGGTCGGGCTGAAGGATGTATCCGATCTCCTGGCTACCAGTGAGACGCTCAGCCTCGACGACCCCTCGTTGGCGCACGTGGCACCCGAACTGCGCGCAGCGTTCGTGTCCGGACACGCGCGGGTCCACGATCCGGCGCGACTTCCGGTGACATTCGCCGGCGCTCCGGATGGGCACGAAGGAAGTCACCACTTTCTTGTGGACGATTTCGTCACCGCGGTCAGGGATTCCTCGATACCGAGTGTGAACGCGTGGGTTGCAGCCCGGTTCACCCTGCCGGGAATCATCGCCCACGAGTCGGCACTTCTCGGCGGAGTTCGCCTCCCGATTCCCGACTTCGGAGAGGCCCCTGCCTGA